A single window of Salminus brasiliensis chromosome 18, fSalBra1.hap2, whole genome shotgun sequence DNA harbors:
- the nsrp1 gene encoding nuclear speckle splicing regulatory protein 1 has translation MAASGGKQYGLILPKKSTSKSASLTRPSVFGDDSDEETSVGETLQREAVKKKMMKQTRLEMQRALEEDSSVYEYDNVYDDMQKQKLESNKKLLGGTDKKPKYINQLLRAVEERKKEQERRDERKIQKEREAEGEKFSDKEAYVTSAYRQKLKERQEELEKEKRAAEIEAALDVKKQKDLSGFYRHFLNQTVGEEPVPDRSVERPEKSRDQKSPVVNSPPPTNESEEEHNSDEDQGTSKSEFSKASSNNSHSKRQYRQRSPSSASGDDQEKEKKQEKEKKSHKERDRARDRERVDKHGHWKEDHRGERDRHGDREDDRGRERRDREDDRGRERRDREDNRGREKRDREDDRGRERRDRERDKEKEDRHGKRNRADSPKERAHDRNEEKGRDGDRHKEKDHHKTDDKEKINSEKEKTQGHEEKEKNMPAKSGDEVDATLAPSKFAKRNSEQTVSCARDRYLARQMARSAAKSYVEKDED, from the exons ATGGCAGCCTCCGGCGGTAAACA GTATGGGCTCATACTACCCAAGAAAAGCACTTCAAAATCTGCTTCCCTCACTCGACCTTCTGTATTTGGAGATGACTCAGACGAGGAA ACCTCTGTTGGTGAGACTTTGCAGAGGGAGGCAGTCAAAAAGAAGATGATGAAGCAG ACCCGTCTTGAGATGCAGAGAGCTCTGGAGGAGGACAGCAGTGTTTATGAGTATGACAATGTATATGATGACATGCAGAAACAGAAGCTTGAGAGCAATAAAAAACTCTTAGGAGGTACAGACAAAAAG CCCAAGTACATAAACCAGCTATTGCGAGCTGtagaggagaggaagaaggaaCAAGAACGACGTGATGAGAGAAAGAttcagaaggaaagagaagCAGAGGGCGAGAAGTTTTCTGACAAAGAAGCATACGTCACCTCCGCGTACCGGCAGAAGCTCAAAGAAAGACAAGAAGAGcttgagaaagagaagagagcagCAGAAATTGAGG ctgCCTTGGATGTAAAGAAGCAGAAGGACCTCAGTGGTTTTTACAGGCATTTTTTGAATCAGACAGTAGGGGAGGAGCCTGTTCCTGATCGAAGTGTGGAAAG GCCAGAGAAATCTAGGGATCAGAAGTCTCCAGTTGTGAACTCGCCACCACCAACAAATGAAAGTGAAGAGGAACACAACAGCGATGAGGACCAGGGGACTTCAAAATCAGAGTTCAGCAAGGCAAGCAGCAACAACAGCCATTCCAAGAGGCAATACCGGCAGAGATCTCCTTCCTCAGCCAGTGGTGATGatcaagagaaggagaagaaacaagagaaagagaagaagagtcacaaagagagggacagagcgagggacagagaaagagtAGACAAGCATGGCCACTGGAAAGAAGAccacagaggagagagggatCGACACGGGGACAGGGAGGACGACAGAGGTCGCGAGAGAAGGGACAGGGAGGACGACAGAGGCCGCGAGAGAAGGGACAGGGAGGACAACAGGGGGCGTGAAAAAAGAGATAGGGAGGATGACAGAGGGCGTGAGAGAAGGGACAGggaaagagacaaagaaaaagaggacAGGCACggaaagagaaacagagcagACAGCCCAAAAGAACGTGCGCATGACCGAAAtgaagagaaagggagggatgGGGATAGACACAAAGAGAAAGACCATCACAAAACAGATGACAAAGAGAAGATTAATTCAGAAAAAGAGAAGACTCAAGGACAtgaggagaaagaaaagaatatGCCAGCTAAAAGTGGTGATGAAGTTGATGCAACACTGGCTCCCAGCAAGTTTGCCAAACGCAACAGTGAACAGACCGTGAGCTGTGCCCGGGACAGATATTTGGCTCGACAGATGGCTCGATCGGCTGCTAAGTCCTATGTTGAGAAAGATGAGGACTAA